Proteins co-encoded in one Methylobacterium sp. WL1 genomic window:
- a CDS encoding aminotransferase class I/II-fold pyridoxal phosphate-dependent enzyme has protein sequence MDSLDAFARTKLDALEAGSLRRRLTPTKRGTGAAASRRGRALVSFSCNDYLGLSHHPRVIAAAQEAAGRYGAGAGGSRLVTGDHPYLGALEEGLARHKGAEAALVFGSGYLANLGITPALAGRGDVVVLDELSHACMWAGARLSGAAVLTFRHNDPADLADKLAAHRPHHARALVLTERVFSMDGDRAPLGDLLGVAEAFDAWTLVDDAHGIGVVEDGPRAPLEMGTLSKALGSYGGYLCASRPVIDLMTSRARSFVYTTGLPPASAAAALEALAILEEEPARRARPLALAQRFTARLGLPEAESAVVPVLVGDAQAALEISTALEAAGFLVVAIRPPTVPAGTARLRVAFSAAHTDAQVDALADAVAALTGRASRP, from the coding sequence ATGGACAGCCTCGACGCCTTCGCCCGCACCAAACTCGACGCGCTGGAAGCCGGCAGCCTGCGGCGGCGGCTCACGCCAACCAAGCGCGGCACCGGAGCCGCGGCGTCGCGCCGGGGCAGGGCGCTCGTCTCGTTCTCATGCAACGACTATCTCGGACTGTCGCATCACCCGCGGGTGATCGCCGCCGCGCAAGAGGCGGCCGGCCGCTATGGGGCCGGGGCGGGTGGCTCGCGCCTCGTCACCGGCGACCATCCCTATCTGGGCGCCCTGGAAGAGGGACTCGCCCGCCACAAGGGCGCCGAAGCCGCCCTGGTGTTCGGCAGCGGCTATCTCGCCAATCTCGGCATCACCCCGGCGCTGGCCGGGCGCGGCGACGTCGTGGTGCTTGATGAACTCTCCCATGCCTGCATGTGGGCGGGGGCGCGGCTGTCGGGCGCCGCAGTGCTGACCTTTCGACACAACGATCCGGCCGACCTCGCGGACAAGCTCGCGGCGCACCGCCCGCACCACGCCCGCGCCCTCGTCTTGACCGAGCGGGTGTTCAGCATGGATGGCGACCGGGCGCCGCTCGGCGATCTGCTGGGTGTCGCGGAAGCCTTCGACGCCTGGACGCTGGTCGACGACGCCCACGGGATCGGGGTGGTCGAGGACGGGCCGCGGGCACCGCTGGAAATGGGCACGCTGTCGAAGGCGCTCGGCTCTTACGGCGGCTATCTCTGCGCCTCGCGGCCGGTGATCGACCTGATGACGAGCCGCGCCCGGAGCTTCGTCTACACCACCGGCCTACCCCCGGCCTCGGCCGCTGCAGCCCTGGAAGCGCTGGCGATCCTGGAGGAGGAACCGGCCCGGCGCGCCCGGCCGCTGGCGCTGGCCCAACGCTTCACCGCCCGCCTCGGCTTGCCCGAAGCCGAGAGCGCCGTGGTGCCGGTCCTGGTCGGCGACGCGCAGGCGGCGCTCGAAATCTCTACGGCCCTGGAGGCTGCCGGCTTCCTGGTCGTGGCCATCCGCCCCCCGACCGTACCGGCCGGGACCGCGCGGCTGCGGGTCGCGTTCTCGGCGGCCCACACGGATGCGCAGGTCGACGCCCTGGCCGACGCGGTAGCGGCGCTGACCGGCCGCGCTTCCCGTCCCTGA
- a CDS encoding adenosylmethionine--8-amino-7-oxononanoate transaminase — MTSDRPLKQTLWRPYTQMGVAAPPLEAVATHGSRIVLADGRELVDGIASWWTAVHGYNHPHIARSVADQLARMPHVMFGGLTHAPAERLASRLSALLPGDLDHVFLSDSGSVAVEVALKMSAQMWLNRGVSGRTKVLAFRGGYHGDTMGAMSVCDPEEGMHRRFGAYLPSQVFCDLPRSLAETEALDAALAAHRETLVAVIVEPLVQGAGGMVLHPPEVLATVARLARRHGLPLIADEIFTGFGRTGSLFACEQAGIVPDILCLSKALTGGTMALAATVARTEVFEAFWSENPAAALMHGPTFMANPLACAAANASLDLFATEPRLEQAGAIARRLADGLSGLKGLPGVADVRVLGALGAVQFTAPPDLAALKAGFLDRDVWVRPFGDIVYLTPALTIPDADLDRLIEAVVGVVSERAAALA, encoded by the coding sequence ATGACGTCCGATCGACCGTTGAAACAGACTCTCTGGCGCCCCTATACGCAGATGGGCGTGGCCGCTCCGCCCCTGGAGGCGGTGGCGACGCATGGCAGCCGCATCGTGCTGGCCGATGGCCGCGAGCTGGTAGATGGGATCGCGTCCTGGTGGACGGCCGTGCATGGCTACAACCATCCCCACATCGCCCGGTCCGTGGCCGACCAGCTGGCGCGGATGCCGCACGTGATGTTCGGCGGCCTGACCCATGCCCCGGCGGAGCGGCTGGCGTCACGGCTCTCCGCGCTGTTGCCAGGGGATCTCGACCACGTGTTCCTGAGCGATTCGGGCTCGGTCGCCGTCGAGGTCGCGTTGAAGATGTCCGCCCAAATGTGGCTCAATCGCGGGGTGAGCGGCCGGACGAAAGTGCTGGCCTTCCGGGGCGGCTATCACGGCGACACGATGGGCGCGATGTCGGTCTGCGACCCCGAGGAGGGCATGCATCGCCGCTTCGGCGCCTACCTGCCCAGCCAGGTGTTCTGTGACCTGCCGCGGAGCCTGGCCGAGACGGAGGCGCTGGATGCGGCTCTGGCCGCCCACCGCGAGACGCTGGTAGCCGTGATCGTCGAACCCCTCGTCCAGGGTGCGGGTGGGATGGTCCTGCACCCGCCGGAGGTGCTGGCGACCGTCGCCCGCCTCGCTCGCCGGCACGGCCTGCCGTTGATCGCCGACGAGATCTTCACCGGATTCGGGCGCACCGGCAGCCTGTTCGCCTGCGAGCAGGCCGGGATCGTGCCGGACATCCTGTGCCTGTCGAAGGCCCTCACCGGCGGCACCATGGCGCTGGCGGCCACGGTCGCCCGGACGGAGGTGTTCGAGGCGTTCTGGTCCGAGAATCCGGCGGCAGCGTTGATGCACGGCCCGACCTTCATGGCCAATCCGCTGGCCTGCGCGGCGGCCAATGCCAGCCTCGACCTGTTCGCGACCGAGCCGCGCCTCGAACAGGCCGGTGCCATCGCCCGCCGGCTCGCGGATGGGCTGTCCGGCCTGAAGGGACTGCCCGGCGTGGCGGATGTCCGGGTCCTGGGTGCCCTCGGGGCGGTGCAGTTCACCGCGCCGCCCGACCTCGCCGCCCTCAAGGCGGGCTTCCTCGACCGGGATGTCTGGGTGCGGCCGTTCGGCGACATCGTCTATCTCACCCCCGCCCTGACCATTCCGGACGCCGATCTCGACCGACTGATCGAGGCCGTCGTCGGCGTCGTCTCCGAGCGGGCCGCGGCGCTCGCCTGA